A stretch of DNA from Ochotona princeps isolate mOchPri1 chromosome 30, mOchPri1.hap1, whole genome shotgun sequence:
ataattataCTTATCTTTATTCTGCTTCTGCATATAAGGTAATTCTTAAGTATCTTTCGTAAGACCAGTCCAGGGGAAATGAATTTCTTCAGTAATTACTTTCTTGAAAAGTCCttttttctccctcatttttaattttttaaaattttttattggaaaattagaaatacagagaggaggagatacagagaagagctccctcattttaaaaggatttttctaTGGGTATACATGGTtggcaatttttattttaaacctgGAGTGTATCATTCCATTCTTGCAGtatgtcattccattcttttTTGGCCTCTAAGGTTTCTGCTGAGTATAGTTTTCTGTTAATATTATtggaattgtattttattttatttttattggaaaggcagattttcagaaaggagaaacagtgacagatatttcatctgctgactcgcttcccaaatggcctccaggagccagcagcttcctccaagtcttccacatggatgcagggtgccaTGACTTtgctccatcttccactgctttcccaggcaataaacagGAAGCTAGTCAGAAGTGCAGTAGGCAGGACACGAATTgacgcccatacgggatgctggtgcttgaagttGGAAGAtaagtcaattgagccatcataccagctcTTGGGGATTTTCTTAAATGTAATATTATGCTTTTTCTCTTGAAGTTTTTAGAAATCTGTCTTCTGAAATACTTTGAGGATCATTTCTGATAATGTCTATTTGGAGTTTTGTGAACCTCTTGCACCTGAGTTTCAGTATTACTCCTGAGATTAGAAAAATGTTTAGCTATTATTAACTAGGCTTTTGGATGCCACTCCCCTTTTCTTATTCTTCTGGAATTCTAAGATTCAAATAGTTGTTTTCTTATTGGTGTCCCAAaggttgttaattttcttttggttttttcaaaaaaaaaaaaaaaataatcacaatcTGGGACAATTTGAAAGACCTAAATGCTTGATAGAGCCAGGTGTTGAGGCTTTTAACTGGATTTCTTTATTTCACTTCCTGAATTCTTCATTTGACAGGAAAACACTGGCAGATTCCCTGTCTAGAGCAAAGCCTCTATGCATTTTCTAGATAGCTTATTTTCCTAGATTCCTGTGTTGGTTGTGCATCCTTCTAGTAGCTTGAAGTGATGTTTTTCTGCCTCTGTGTAAATGAACTCTGCTGGGGCTGATTTACCCTTTGCCGCTAATGGAGATTTCTTTTCAGCCCTAGGGTTAGGGTTGTCGCTCTCagtttgctttgttcttccatgCTGCTATCCCGAGTTTCTGTCTCATGCAGGAGTCCTGTCTTCTGCCAAGTTTTGATTATTCTCCGTGGGCATTCATCTCGAAATATAGCTGTTTATTGTTTTGGTTGTTATCTTTGGAGAAGGAAGCTAATACTGAGCACCTCTATCCGAACATCTTGAGAGCTCCCGAGAGTACTACAATCCTGATAtcaaaatcaaagataaaaatagatgaatattttatactcacacacatatatatgaaaattcCTAAACAGTTACTACTAAATTGAATATAATactgtgttttaaagaaaaaaaagctcatgAAGCATGACTAAGTAGGGCTTACCCAAATAAGAGTTTATCATTCATTAATTTAATATAACACAGCCAATTTCAAAAGACCTTATAAGAAAACCTTGTATTTAAGTCGATATATATAAAGAAAGCATTCGGTGAAATTTAATACCAATTCCTGGATGAAAACAAAAGTCTTTTTAAGTAATCTGTTAATTGAAAAATGGTTTTGGGGTTGGCATGatggctctactggctaatccttcacctgctagtgccagcatcccatatgggtgtaggtttgtgtcctggctgctccacttctgatccagctcactgcttaatgcctgggaaagcagtggagaatgcctcTTGGaattctgcatctgtgtggatgaggctcctgactcctggttttggattggctcagctgcagctattgtggccatttggtaagtgatccaatggttggaagatctttctctgtttttctttctctctgtaaatctgccttctcaataaaaataaatctttaaaaaaagggaaaaaagttttttttaattaccttttATTCACTCGCACAAAAACATGCTGCCAACATTAGACTTAATATCTAGACATTAGATGCACTCTTTAAAACTAGGAAAGAATATTAATATCATGGCTTCCATGAAATATCTGTGCTAGCTAACATTTACTTTGTGTAAGTGTCAAGGATAAAGTTATTAGACACTCATGCCCACACAGAGGAAAGTACACCAAAAGGAAAGTGAAGGCACAGCAAAGCTCTGATTACTTGCTTAAGGACATATACTAATGGATAACAGAGCCAGCCACCTATTTTGGCTCCCAAGTCTGAACTAAGCCACTCCTACCCTAGTTTATAATAATTCAGAAAGTAGAGAAAATACCTACTTATTTCAGTTGCAGTTTATTCAGTTTTCCTCATAAATTTCCCTACTAGTTAAAAATTtagccatatttttaaaatgtaaatactatTTCCAAATTTTATATTTCTCTTCTGACACATTTAGGTCATCTTACTTTTAGATTTCTCTACCTTTTCGCTATGATAAACAGTGCTACAGTTAGCATTTTTGATTTGCATGTATTTTTGGTCTCCTTTATTTTGCTTGGATACATTCACATAAGTGAGATTAATAGTTTTAAAATTGTGAACAATGATGCTAACTGAAATATACTAACAAATGTGCAAAGCAATTCTCAGTGACCCTGATAtatgacaaaagaaaataaatagtttATAAACATATGATTAACCCATCAACTAAAGCTTTCTTTAAATAGTGCCCacacttttaatgtttttctaagTCATGGATATGATATAGCAAATAGTTTTTAAGTAGTAGGTTttgtattacaaaataaattgCTGCCAATTAgttttatgtatatgtaaattatattaaTTAATATGCACATTACTATTGTTAAAGCTAGATTTTTAGAATTTAATAAGGTGATtctaatttgttaaaattttcataataaaatttcataaaaataaaaatttttaaattttcataataaaaaagctgaattaataatgaataaaaggcacaattataaaaatgaaaaccttaatattttaaaagaagagtaaAGTGTTTTTATGGTGAAATATTttgctgcatttcattttttctgagaATAAGTAAAAGCAAGAATCATCAAAttgtaatgtgtatatatatccaaGAGGCAATATGTGTAATATATAAGATGATAAAATTTAGAACCAACCTTCCTCCATTGACATTCCAATTCTTTGTAGTACTAAGTCTGTGACCTTATAAAAAATTTTGTCTTGGCTTCTGTTTGCTTTGTGAAGACAATTGTTGGAAGACCTAGCAGCTGTGCCCATGAACTACTTAGAATAATACCTGGTGCACAGTCAGCACTTAGTAAGGCTTACCAGTTTGCAAATAGATCTACTTGATGTGTGCTCTGTGATAAATGGGATTTCAGATAGCATCTAATTCTCTTCTGTTCCATCATACTTATTTCTAGTTTTTTgagcttttttgggggggttcagGATAATtaatgtttctattttgttccttGTCGGTAGAAAAGCAACATGTTCAAAATACTCATACGGAGTCTTTGTAGCATAGAGAGGGGataggcaaagaaaaaaacatcaaagaGTTATTTCTGATTTTGGTTGGAGATTTTTTATATTTGtgaatatatatacttttattttcctcttataTTTCTAGATTAAATGTattaatggaaaaagaaaaaagttagatGGTAAGATAGCTGAATATCTTTTCAGTTCAATGGAATCTTCAGTGGAAAGCAACATGTATGCAAACAAAGTATGGGTTCAGTGTGAGAATGAAAGTTGTTTGAAGTGGAGATTGTTGTCAAGTGAGGATGCAGCTAAAGTTGATTGCAATGAGCCTTGGTATTGCTTCATGAACACTGACACAAGATATAATAAGTGCTGTATTTCTGAAGAAGATTTTCCTCAGGAGTCTCAGCTTTCTCAAAGTGGATTTAAGATCGTCTATTCCCAGCTCCCTCTTGGAAGCCTCGTTTTGGTAAAATTACAAAGCTGGCCAAGGTAAGGTTCGTGTTGTTTTATAGTAAACAATAGAGATgtagctttattttaaaattttaaaaatcttgttaaGAATCAatgatttgttatttatttaatttcctgTTTATTGATTTCTGATTCCATCATTATTATGTAGCCTTTTTCTTTAGGTTTAATTTATACTTCctgtagtttttaaaattgaaaacctGGGTGCTTGAATTCAGATATTTTTCACCCTTCCTAAACTGGCAGTTGAAAGCATGAATCTGTAAGTAGACTTAGCCACATGCCACAGATTTTCATATAACATGTTCCCTTATTTCATCtgaattattttctaatttttctttgtgaaattttttaatttggatttttaaattacCAAATGTTTTGGTTAATAATGCATTCattgagtttttaattttaatcaatttcagtcaggtttttttgttgttgttgtggctattctAACTCACACCAGttgctgaccttgtttcatggcttctcacttatggtaatgtgtagtgatggagtactggggtctatcacatacagatgtgggggtacaatggaacatgcatccctgcatccagacgaaagatggattcccaatgaaactattggacatgtgtagacaatgggatgctggacagtTCTGCTAAGTCTTATACAGTACATCATGAATGTGTgaaattttcatttgcatttgaaaagGATGTATTCTGTGATTGCTACAATAGATGTCTAATGAATTTCTTGAATTTTATCTCAGGGCTACTGTATTACTTACAATGTATCTTTTTATgtatctttgttattttttaaactgttgtttcaatttttttactttaaatatatttcaaatttcatcttttgtttttctatgGTTATTGGCaattttttcttgtgtttcttctAACATAGTATTCTGTATTGaatttttaagcaattttttGTCATACcgtttctatttttcaaatcattttctttaatCACCTATTACTCTTAGCTTTTCTAGTTTTAACTTAGATTTTCATTGCTcacattattttctaaattttcatgACCATCATTTGAAATCTCAGGTGTTATGAATTTTTTGCAGAGGTATTATTCATTTCTACAATAACAACTTTATATTACATTTTAGTATGGCTCTTTCTTAGTACTTTATTGCATAAAATAAGTTCCTGTTCTTTGAGAAAGAAACaagttagatttcttttttttttttgtatgcatTTTCTCCCTGTTGCTAATATGGGATCGTTCTTGTTATTCTAGGTTTACTGTCATACTATTTAAATGTGTTCAGGAGGTTGTTTTTCTTGCTGTGTCAGAGGATATTGGGGAACAGCTCTTTTAGATCATAGGCAGGCCTTATTTTTGATTGCCCAGTAATCTCTACTGATATAGTAGAGAGGGGGTCTTGTTAGCACTGATGGGTGGCAAAGCTCCCAGCTTTCACATAGTCCCCCTCTGTCACCTCCAGAACAGACCGGAAAGAGAATTTCAGTACTATGGAGTAATTTGAAGTCTGCTCAACACTAGCCTTTGCTGGTAGGGACAGGTTTAGGGCCATAGTTGATTTATCAGTTCCTACAATGTTTTGATGGAATATTAGGGTTTTCCTTGTGCAAACTCATGTCATCTGATCATGGATATTTTGACTTCCACCTTTCCAATTTCTACTCCCTTGATTTCTTTCTCCTGCTGAATTGTTTTGCTAATACTTTGAATAGAATTTGAATAAAGGTGGTGAAAGAAGAAATTCTTTCTTGTTCCACATCCAAGGGAAAGGGCTTTCAGCTTTTCCTCATTCAGTATGATATTGGGTGATTTGTCATACAGTCTTTATCATTTTGAACTATCTTCCTTTTCAGCCGAATTTGTTAAGTTTTGTCATGAAGGGATGTTgaatgttattaatttctttctgtgtgtccatTGAGGTGATCATAATTTTTTGTTCCTCATTCTGTTACTATAATTTATGATGTTTACTGGTTTGCAAATGTTTAATCACCCTAACTTCTCTGGAATAAATTCCTCTGGCTTGTGACATATGATCTTTTTGATTAACTGTTTGATTTGCTTTGCTGGCACTTTAATGAGAATTTTTACATCtttgttcatcaaggatattggtctgtattttctttctgtgtgtcttcgATTTTGATATCAGAGTAATGCTGACagaatttcagcttttttttggtttgcttttgtttttgtttttggaatagTTTGGGAAGTATGTGTTAGTTCCTCCTGAAATCTTTGTGGAATTCATGAGTAAAGCTGTCAAATTCTGGGTTTTCTCATTCTGTAATTTCCTGTTTGGTCTTCATCACTTCAGCTTTTGCTTAACAGAGGTGTCAATGATAACACCTCTTTGAAGctgattttaaagaattaatgAAGAAGAACCAATTACTTGTGTCACATGAATATCCTTTTAGAATACTTATGTAGGAAtatttttatgctttattttttaaaaagtcaatgagATTTAAAGGAGAAATTTATGATGTAATCGTGACGGATGTGTTGATGTTTGCCTTTAGAAGTGTTGATGTCTGTTATATTAGAAcataacaataatcaaaaatattttcttttgaaagttgGCCAGGGATACTTTGCCCTGATCCTTTTAAAGGGAAATATGTGACTTATGACATGGATGGAAATGTTGAACGATATCACATAGAATTCCTCGGTGATCCCCATTCCAGATCATGGATAAATGCATCATTTGTTGGACATTGTAGTATGATTATAAAGGTAGGTTCAATAACATCACAACTTTATTGTTCTTAAACTTGTTTGAAATTATAACATTGTGTTAATCACAAAGTTCAAAATATCTAATTGTTTACTGTTAGACATACACCAGCCAAATaatattcaatttattttaattccaatactttttattttaaagtgtttttttcaaagaaatatgaaTATAGAAAAACTGTGtgtatattaaatttttatttttctaatggtaacataattaaaaaaatcacctgGAAACTTTGAAGCAGTTTTAACATTAACAATtggtaagtttttatttttcatagtagAAGACTCTAAGTGGTACCCCTAGTTCAAAGGGAAAATTAATTATGGAATATAACcagctttttaaatttcaaatggaATATTTCATTATAATAACTCCTTTGGTATCTTTTTGACTCTCTTTAAATTTCAAATCCTACACTAAAACTAATGAATAGATTGGATTTTCAGATTGATGAGAATAAGTGGGTGTATTCAATCCTAAGGCTTTGGTTTAATAAGTATAAATCAATTCAATTATCTGTTCTATTTTACAGTATTGAAACTTTTCATTTTTGAACcatgctgttatttttaaaaaacctgatTTTTAATAAGTCAATTTCAGAAGTGTGGATGCCAGAAATGTGTATTTatcctagtggttaagatcccctctccttgagtcctggctctggctccctgctgacttATCCCATGCCCGTGGGAAGCACTGGCATTGGCTCTGGtaactggactcctgccacccctgtCAGGTGCACAGATTGAAATACACAGGTGCTGTGGACATTTCAGGAGTGAGCAGAATATTAGAGTTCCCTTTGTGCTCATctgtctgccttctctctctccagctctgctgctctttatctctgtatcccAAGgaatcaatgattttttttaaaaagcatggatAGTGTTGACTGAATATGAGTGGTCTCTTTTACATagtgagaaatacacacacacacacacacatatgtacatatatttaaaacatacaacctagtaataataaaagtaatatttGTAAATCTGAGGTAACTTAGAAACAGTGCTTATTTTTGacataaattgtattttttttaatttgctatctATTTGTATACTTGAAAGACAGCAAACAATGTGCTGTATAAAGACATTCCTAAGAGATTTTGAGTGCAAGTATAAAAATCAAACCACCTTTAATTgttgcagatttatttatttatttatttagttagttagttagttaaaagacaaaatgccagagaaggggagagagagaaaaagagaaatgtcgttcatctgctgattcactccccaaatgctcacaacagccaagactgggccatctTACAGCCCAGAGCGAGGAGCAACctttggatcttccacatgggtagcaaaatcaagaacttgagccattttccagtAATTCCTGAAATACACAGCAACATgatgctggatcaaaagtgaagtggccaggatgtgaactgagaTGCAAGTGCCCCAAATAATGGCTTAACATACTACCTCCTGAAAGAGGACTTGAAATGGCCTAAATTAGTATTACCCTCAGGATTTGAGTGAAGTCCAGATGAATTTCTGCAGCCTGACTCCAGTGAATATATCATTAATCCTTAAGAACTGGAAATTCTGGTGCAGAAAAAAGCCAAACTGAACAATCAGTTTTTAGCCTACCGAGGCAACCTTGCACCAGGACCAGGACTTCAGAGCTGCTTGAGCAGGTCTGTAATATAAAGATgaccacaggaagaaaacaagtgtctgtatctccttttgGTTGCTCCATCTTCCCAAGTAGCCAGATGCTCTGCGTGGCTAACTCAGTGGGTGCCCTCTGGACAGTCATTGAGGATGCCTGTCTACaggcactgcttcacttccctctctccgtctctctctctctgtctctctgtctctctctcaaagattatttacttgaaattcagagttacagagacagcaagagacacaaagacagaTCTTAGATTCATTGTTTtacaccccagatggccacaacagccaggttttgagccagaccaaaactaggagctgggagcttcatctaagtctcccacagatgtggcagaggcccaagcatttgggctaaaGTTATACTGCCTTCCtaagccactagcagggagctgggtctcaagtggagcagccagcacagcaactggcactcatatggattgtcagcatttcaaaatttttacttaGTATGAATTTTATATATCCTGTGGTACATACATTAAGGTGAAAGAGAGTAGTCAACCTGTTCGTAAAGAgagattctatatgggcaccacttggagtcctagctgctgcgcttccaatccagcttcttgcttgtggtctgggaaagtagtggagtatggcccaggtcctttggcccatgcacctctgtgggagatgtggaaataaattcttggcttttggcttcagattagcctagTTCCATTGctaccatttgaggaatgattcaacagatggaagatggatctctctcctctctctgactcCACCAACCcacataactctttcaagtaaaataaataaatcttaaaaagtagcTTAACTTCTCCCTTAAAGGAACTGACTTTCTTGTAAGTGTTCAAAAAATATTCTGAGAAGACAATAGAATTGATAGTGCCAGAAATCCATCTCCCAATCCAGACAACATTGAGAGATTACATCTGATGTACCTATTTTGGAACTCTGGAATCTAATTAAAATTTCAACTTCTGATGGCTTAGGCTATGAGGTATAGTTGTTTTCAGTCAACTTCAGCTTTTAACATGGTAGCTACTACTAATTATTACTAATCTGCGGCCCTGTGAAAGACAGCTGTGCCCGC
This window harbors:
- the ZCWPW2 gene encoding zinc finger CW-type PWWP domain protein 2 isoform X2, with amino-acid sequence MESSVESNMYANKVWVQCENESCLKWRLLSSEDAAKVDCNEPWYCFMNTDTRYNKCCISEEDFPQESQLSQSGFKIVYSQLPLGSLVLVKLQSWPSWPGILCPDPFKGKYVTYDMDGNVERYHIEFLGDPHSRSWINASFVGHCSMIIKINQKQVPKLLWWPRKRRKFPKIMLKRKQPNLEKGKVVSETEVLLEELEQMLQQVLEPPATADKSEGRGEEMNAREKLPKYSPEAPAGHQFESHYEEDYLVIDGIKLKAGECIESISNKFKEIDALMSEF